A portion of the Balearica regulorum gibbericeps isolate bBalReg1 chromosome 35, bBalReg1.pri, whole genome shotgun sequence genome contains these proteins:
- the OTUD5 gene encoding OTU domain-containing protein 5 isoform X1, whose protein sequence is MTILPKKKPVPAPDGDADSGPDAGPERGADAGPERGPGGVGEPGGPGGVGGPRPRASPPPPLRGWAGLPAAGSPPPAGPGGPGGGGPGAGDGPGSLLGLEAAALGLPEPRGPGGGGGGGGPGHSKRRRRGGAGPSGGPGGGGSVCGGPGGMGLGMGPGGSPGPDEAGGGYNSEDEYEAGRVEMDPAMAEQQEHRFEKALREKKGFIIKRMKEDGACLFRAVADQVYGDQDMHEVVRKHCMDYLMKNADYFSNYVTEDFTTYINRKRKSTCHGNHIEMQAMAEMYNRPVEVYQYGTEPINTFHGIQHNEDEPIRVSYHRNIHYNSVVNPNKATIGVGLGLPSFKPGLAEQSLMKSAIKTSEESWIEQQMLEDKKRATDWEATNEAIEEQVARESYLQWLRDQEKQARQPRKASATCSSATAAAASGLEEWSGRSPRPRSAAPSPEHPGLHPEAPGPKPPSPGAPPPGKPPSPCAPGTSSQLGAGGGRATPPLVSLYPALECRAIMQQMSPTAFGLNDWEDDEILASVLAVSQQEYLETMKTSRHRDPTADKS, encoded by the exons ATGACGATCCTCCCGAAGAAGAAGCCGGTACCGGCGCCCGACGGCGACGCCGACTCGGGCCCGGACGCCGGCCCAGAGCGCGGAGCTGACGCCGGACCCGAGCGCGGCCCAGGTGGCGTGGGCGAAcccggcggccccggcggcgtCGGGGGACCGAGGCCCAGGGCTTCGCCACCGCCGCCGCTGCGAGGCTGGGCCGGATTACCCGCGGCCGGTtcgcccccccccgccggtcccggcggccccggcggcggcggcccaGGTGCCGGGGACGGGCCCGGGtctctgctggggctggaggcGGCGGCGCTGGGGCTGCCCGAGCCCCGAGGGCCCGGCggaggcggaggcggcggcggtcCCGGCCACAGcaagcggcggcggcgcggcggagCCGGACCCAGCGGCGGCCCCGGAGGCGGAGGCTCCGTTTGCGGCggccccggtgggatggggctggggatgggcCCCGGCGGCAGCCCCGGTCCCGACGAGGCGGGAGGCGGCTACAACAGCGAGGACGAGTACGAAGCCGGGCGGGTGGAGATGGACCCGGCCATGGCCGAGCAG CAGGAGCACCGGTTCGAGAAGGCGCTGCGGGAGAAGAAAGGCTTCATCATCAAACGCATGAAGGAGGACGGCGCCTGCCTGTTTCGGGCCGTAG CCGACCAGGTGTACGGAGACCAGGACATGCACGAGGTGGTGCGGAAGCACTGCATGGATTATCTG atGAAAAACGCCGATTATTTCTCCAACTACGTGACGGAGGATTTCACCACCTACATCAACCGGAAGCGGAAGAGCACGTGCCACGGGAACCACATCGAGATGCAGGCCATGGCCGAGATGTACAACCGCCCCGTCGAGGTCTACCAGTACGGCACCG AGCCCATCAACACCTTCCACGGGATCCAGCACAACGAGGACGAGCCCATCCGGGTCAGCTACCACCGCAACATCCACTACAACTCCGTCGTCAACCCCAACAAGGCCACCATcggcgtggggctggggctgccctccTTCAAGCCGGGG CTGGCAGAGCAGTCCCTGATGAAGAGCGCCATCAAGACCTCGGAGGAGTCCTGGATCGAGCAGCAGATGCTGGAGGACAAAAAGCGAGCGACCGACTGGGAGGCCACCAACGAGGCCATCGAGGAGCAGGTGGCCCGTGAGTCCTACCTCCAGTGGCTACGTGACCAGGAGAAGCAAGCCCGGCAG ccccgcaAGGCCAGCGCCACGTGCAGTTCGGccacggcggcggcggccagcGGCTTGGAGGAATGGAGCGGGCGCTCGCCCCGGCCACGCAGCGCAGCCCCCTCGCCAGAGCACCCCGGTCTGCACCCCGAGGCGCCCGGTCCCAAGCCCCCCTCGCCCGGCGCCCCCCCACCCGGCAAGCCCCCCTCGCCCTGTGCCCCAG GGaccagcagccagctgggggCGGGTGGGGGCCGGGCCACCCCCCCGTTGGTGTCCCTGTACCCCGCGCTGGAGTGCCGCGCCATCATGCAGCAGATGTCCCCCACTGCCTTCG GCCTGAACGACTGGGAGGATGACGAGATCCTGGCGTCGGTGCTGGCCGTCTCGCAGCAGGAGTACCTGGAGACCATGAAGACCTCCCGCCACAGAGACCCCACCGCCGACAAGAGTTGA
- the OTUD5 gene encoding OTU domain-containing protein 5 isoform X3, producing MTILPKKKPVPAPDGDADSGPDAGPERGADAGPERGPGGVGEPGGPGGVGGPRPRASPPPPLRGWAGLPAAGSPPPAGPGGPGGGGPGAGDGPGSLLGLEAAALGLPEPRGPGGGGGGGGPGHSKRRRRGGAGPSGGPGGGGSVCGGPGGMGLGMGPGGSPGPDEAGGGYNSEDEYEAGRVEMDPAMAEQQEHRFEKALREKKGFIIKRMKEDGACLFRAVADQVYGDQDMHEVVRKHCMDYLMKNADYFSNYVTEDFTTYINRKRKSTCHGNHIEMQAMAEMYNRPVEVYQYGTEPINTFHGIQHNEDEPIRVSYHRNIHYNSVVNPNKATIGVGLGLPSFKPGLAEQSLMKSAIKTSEESWIEQQMLEDKKRATDWEATNEAIEEQVARESYLQWLRDQEKQARQPRKASATCSSATAAAASGLEEWSGRSPRPRSAAPSPEHPGLHPEAPGPKPPSPGAPPPGKPPSPCAPGLNDWEDDEILASVLAVSQQEYLETMKTSRHRDPTADKS from the exons ATGACGATCCTCCCGAAGAAGAAGCCGGTACCGGCGCCCGACGGCGACGCCGACTCGGGCCCGGACGCCGGCCCAGAGCGCGGAGCTGACGCCGGACCCGAGCGCGGCCCAGGTGGCGTGGGCGAAcccggcggccccggcggcgtCGGGGGACCGAGGCCCAGGGCTTCGCCACCGCCGCCGCTGCGAGGCTGGGCCGGATTACCCGCGGCCGGTtcgcccccccccgccggtcccggcggccccggcggcggcggcccaGGTGCCGGGGACGGGCCCGGGtctctgctggggctggaggcGGCGGCGCTGGGGCTGCCCGAGCCCCGAGGGCCCGGCggaggcggaggcggcggcggtcCCGGCCACAGcaagcggcggcggcgcggcggagCCGGACCCAGCGGCGGCCCCGGAGGCGGAGGCTCCGTTTGCGGCggccccggtgggatggggctggggatgggcCCCGGCGGCAGCCCCGGTCCCGACGAGGCGGGAGGCGGCTACAACAGCGAGGACGAGTACGAAGCCGGGCGGGTGGAGATGGACCCGGCCATGGCCGAGCAG CAGGAGCACCGGTTCGAGAAGGCGCTGCGGGAGAAGAAAGGCTTCATCATCAAACGCATGAAGGAGGACGGCGCCTGCCTGTTTCGGGCCGTAG CCGACCAGGTGTACGGAGACCAGGACATGCACGAGGTGGTGCGGAAGCACTGCATGGATTATCTG atGAAAAACGCCGATTATTTCTCCAACTACGTGACGGAGGATTTCACCACCTACATCAACCGGAAGCGGAAGAGCACGTGCCACGGGAACCACATCGAGATGCAGGCCATGGCCGAGATGTACAACCGCCCCGTCGAGGTCTACCAGTACGGCACCG AGCCCATCAACACCTTCCACGGGATCCAGCACAACGAGGACGAGCCCATCCGGGTCAGCTACCACCGCAACATCCACTACAACTCCGTCGTCAACCCCAACAAGGCCACCATcggcgtggggctggggctgccctccTTCAAGCCGGGG CTGGCAGAGCAGTCCCTGATGAAGAGCGCCATCAAGACCTCGGAGGAGTCCTGGATCGAGCAGCAGATGCTGGAGGACAAAAAGCGAGCGACCGACTGGGAGGCCACCAACGAGGCCATCGAGGAGCAGGTGGCCCGTGAGTCCTACCTCCAGTGGCTACGTGACCAGGAGAAGCAAGCCCGGCAG ccccgcaAGGCCAGCGCCACGTGCAGTTCGGccacggcggcggcggccagcGGCTTGGAGGAATGGAGCGGGCGCTCGCCCCGGCCACGCAGCGCAGCCCCCTCGCCAGAGCACCCCGGTCTGCACCCCGAGGCGCCCGGTCCCAAGCCCCCCTCGCCCGGCGCCCCCCCACCCGGCAAGCCCCCCTCGCCCTGTGCCCCAG GCCTGAACGACTGGGAGGATGACGAGATCCTGGCGTCGGTGCTGGCCGTCTCGCAGCAGGAGTACCTGGAGACCATGAAGACCTCCCGCCACAGAGACCCCACCGCCGACAAGAGTTGA
- the OTUD5 gene encoding OTU domain-containing protein 5 isoform X2 codes for MTILPKKKPVPAPDGDADSGPDAGPERGADAGPERGPGGVGEPGGPGGVGGPRPRASPPPPLRGWAGLPAAGSPPPAGPGGPGGGGPGAGDGPGSLLGLEAAALGLPEPRGPGGGGGGGGPGHSKRRRRGGAGPSGGPGGGGSVCGGPGGMGLGMGPGGSPGPDEAGGGYNSEDEYEAGRVEMDPAMAEQEHRFEKALREKKGFIIKRMKEDGACLFRAVADQVYGDQDMHEVVRKHCMDYLMKNADYFSNYVTEDFTTYINRKRKSTCHGNHIEMQAMAEMYNRPVEVYQYGTEPINTFHGIQHNEDEPIRVSYHRNIHYNSVVNPNKATIGVGLGLPSFKPGLAEQSLMKSAIKTSEESWIEQQMLEDKKRATDWEATNEAIEEQVARESYLQWLRDQEKQARQPRKASATCSSATAAAASGLEEWSGRSPRPRSAAPSPEHPGLHPEAPGPKPPSPGAPPPGKPPSPCAPGTSSQLGAGGGRATPPLVSLYPALECRAIMQQMSPTAFGLNDWEDDEILASVLAVSQQEYLETMKTSRHRDPTADKS; via the exons ATGACGATCCTCCCGAAGAAGAAGCCGGTACCGGCGCCCGACGGCGACGCCGACTCGGGCCCGGACGCCGGCCCAGAGCGCGGAGCTGACGCCGGACCCGAGCGCGGCCCAGGTGGCGTGGGCGAAcccggcggccccggcggcgtCGGGGGACCGAGGCCCAGGGCTTCGCCACCGCCGCCGCTGCGAGGCTGGGCCGGATTACCCGCGGCCGGTtcgcccccccccgccggtcccggcggccccggcggcggcggcccaGGTGCCGGGGACGGGCCCGGGtctctgctggggctggaggcGGCGGCGCTGGGGCTGCCCGAGCCCCGAGGGCCCGGCggaggcggaggcggcggcggtcCCGGCCACAGcaagcggcggcggcgcggcggagCCGGACCCAGCGGCGGCCCCGGAGGCGGAGGCTCCGTTTGCGGCggccccggtgggatggggctggggatgggcCCCGGCGGCAGCCCCGGTCCCGACGAGGCGGGAGGCGGCTACAACAGCGAGGACGAGTACGAAGCCGGGCGGGTGGAGATGGACCCGGCCATGGCCGAGCAG GAGCACCGGTTCGAGAAGGCGCTGCGGGAGAAGAAAGGCTTCATCATCAAACGCATGAAGGAGGACGGCGCCTGCCTGTTTCGGGCCGTAG CCGACCAGGTGTACGGAGACCAGGACATGCACGAGGTGGTGCGGAAGCACTGCATGGATTATCTG atGAAAAACGCCGATTATTTCTCCAACTACGTGACGGAGGATTTCACCACCTACATCAACCGGAAGCGGAAGAGCACGTGCCACGGGAACCACATCGAGATGCAGGCCATGGCCGAGATGTACAACCGCCCCGTCGAGGTCTACCAGTACGGCACCG AGCCCATCAACACCTTCCACGGGATCCAGCACAACGAGGACGAGCCCATCCGGGTCAGCTACCACCGCAACATCCACTACAACTCCGTCGTCAACCCCAACAAGGCCACCATcggcgtggggctggggctgccctccTTCAAGCCGGGG CTGGCAGAGCAGTCCCTGATGAAGAGCGCCATCAAGACCTCGGAGGAGTCCTGGATCGAGCAGCAGATGCTGGAGGACAAAAAGCGAGCGACCGACTGGGAGGCCACCAACGAGGCCATCGAGGAGCAGGTGGCCCGTGAGTCCTACCTCCAGTGGCTACGTGACCAGGAGAAGCAAGCCCGGCAG ccccgcaAGGCCAGCGCCACGTGCAGTTCGGccacggcggcggcggccagcGGCTTGGAGGAATGGAGCGGGCGCTCGCCCCGGCCACGCAGCGCAGCCCCCTCGCCAGAGCACCCCGGTCTGCACCCCGAGGCGCCCGGTCCCAAGCCCCCCTCGCCCGGCGCCCCCCCACCCGGCAAGCCCCCCTCGCCCTGTGCCCCAG GGaccagcagccagctgggggCGGGTGGGGGCCGGGCCACCCCCCCGTTGGTGTCCCTGTACCCCGCGCTGGAGTGCCGCGCCATCATGCAGCAGATGTCCCCCACTGCCTTCG GCCTGAACGACTGGGAGGATGACGAGATCCTGGCGTCGGTGCTGGCCGTCTCGCAGCAGGAGTACCTGGAGACCATGAAGACCTCCCGCCACAGAGACCCCACCGCCGACAAGAGTTGA
- the SRPK3 gene encoding SRSF protein kinase 3 isoform X1 yields the protein MRRTGLSRHGAARGGGGGREDRSRQKKEKTQKGQKTETAPTGRRALGRVGTLGFPARLSPPARTPSPPEDASPETPPPLPPLSEGLLGSDEGEQEDPRDYCKGGYYPVRIGDLFNGRYHVVRKLGWGHFSTVWLCWDIRRKRFVALKVVKSAPQYTETALDEIKLLKCVRDSDPSDPKRENIVQLIDDFKISGVNGVHVCMVLEVLGHQLLRWIIKSNYQGLPLPCVKSIVRQVLEGLDYLHTKCKIIHTDIKPENVLLRVGEPFVRQLAAEAARWARGGGPPQSAVSSAPQDVPERLSRAQRRRRRRRQRRQSRLLAQRLQDLEHLRETGGSPGAPENADAPLPDPDEGGTPPSGASSSGVHTLRAGGSSDGLSGGSSAWGGGPPPPPPRRPPSPSSASDSLLTPTSSSLISGGSGGAPVPLGGGVPGGQENPLDPRCAPRLRVKIADLGNGCWVHRHFTEDIQTRQYRALEVLLGAGYGPPADIWSTACMAFELATGDYLFEPHSGEDYSRDEDHIAHVIELLGEIPRHVALGGRYSREFFNRRGELRHIRHLRPWGLRAVLQEKYEWPRGAAAAFARFLRPMLAFEPAHRATAAQCLHHPWLRP from the exons ATGCGCAGAACGGGGCTCTCGCGGCATGGAGCTgcgcgggggggcggcggcgggcgcgaGGACCG ATccaggcaaaagaaagaaaaaacgcaaaaaggacaaaaaacGGAAACCGCCCCCACG GGACGCAGAGCCCTGGGGCGTGTGGGGACACTTGGGTTCCCAGCCAGGCTCTCCCCCCCCGCcaggacccccagcccccccgagGATGCGTCCCCAGagaccccccctcccctgcccccgcTGTCGGAGGGGCTGCTGGGCTCTGAcgaaggggagcaggaggacCCCCGGGACTACTGCAAAG GCGGATATTACCCCGTGCGGATCGGAGACCTCTTCAATGGGCGCTACCACGTGGTGCGCaagctgggctgggggcactTCTCCACCGTCTGGCTCTGCTGGGACATCCG GCGGAAGCGGTTCGTGGCGCTGAAGGTGGTGAAGAGTGCGCCCCAATACACCGAGACGGCCTTGGATGAGATCAAGCTGCTGAAATGC GTCCGTGACTCCGACCCCAGCGACCCCAAGCGGGAGAACATCGTGCAGCTCATCGACGACTTCAAGATCTCGGGGGTCAACGGCGTCC ATGTGTGCAtggtgctggaggtgctgggccaccagctcctgcgctggatcatcaagtccaactaccaggggctgcccctgccctgcgTCAAGAGCATCGTGCGACAG GTGCTGGAGGGGCTGGACTACCTGCACACCAAGTGCAAGATCATCCACACCGACATCAAGCCCGAGAACGTGCTGCTGCGCGTCGGGGAGCCCTTCGTGCGGCAGCTGGCGGCCGAGGCCGCGCGATGGGCGCGGGGGGGCGGCCCCCCCCAGAGTGCAG TGAGCTCCGCGCCGCAGGACGTCCCC GAGCGGCTCTCCCGCGCCCAGCggcgacggcggcggcggcggcagcgacGGCAGAGCCGCCTCCTGGCCCAGCGCCTGCAGGACCTGGAGCACCTGCGGGAGACGGGGGGGTCACCGGGGGCCCCCGAAAACGCCG ACGCACCCCTCCCGGACCCTGACGAAGGGGGCACCCCCCCCAGCGGCGCCTCCTCCTCGGGGGTGCACACCCTGCGGGCCGGCGGCTCCAGCGACGGGCTTTCGGGGGGCTCCTCCgcctggggggggggcccccccccgccgcccccccgccgcccccccagccccagctctgcctccgaCTCCCTCCTCACGCCCACCTCCAGCTCCCTCATCTCGGGGGGCTCAGGGGGGGCCCCCGTCCCCCTCG GTGGGGGGGTGCCAGGGGGGCAGGAGAACCCCCTGGACCCCCGCTGCGCCCCTCGACTGCGCGTCAAGATCGCCGACCTGGGCAACGGCTGCTGGGTG CACCGGCACTTCACGGAGGACATCCAGACGCGCCAGTACCGAGCcctggaggtgctgctgggggcCGGCTACGGGCCCCCCGCCGACATCTGGAGCACCGCCTGCATG GCCTTTGAGCTGGCGACCGGGGATTACCTCTTCGAGCCCCACTCCGGGGAGGACTACAGCCGGGATGAGG acCACATCGCCCACGTGATCGAGCTGCTGGGGGAGATCCCGCGTCACGTGGCGCTGGGCGGGCGCTATTCCCGGGAGTTCTTCAACCGCCGCG GGGAGCTGCGGCACATCCGGCACCTGCGGCCCTGGGGGCTGCGGGCCGTGCTGCAGGAGAAGTACGAGTGGCCCCGGGGGGCGGCTGCCGCCTTCGCCCGCTTCCTGCGGCCCATGCTGGCCTTCGAGCCCGCCCACCGCGCCACCGCCGCCCAGTGCCTGCACCACCCCTGGCTCCGCCCCTAG
- the SRPK3 gene encoding SRSF protein kinase 3 isoform X2 translates to MELRGGAAAGARTDPGKRKKKRKKDKKRKPPPRTPSPPEDASPETPPPLPPLSEGLLGSDEGEQEDPRDYCKGGYYPVRIGDLFNGRYHVVRKLGWGHFSTVWLCWDIRRKRFVALKVVKSAPQYTETALDEIKLLKCVRDSDPSDPKRENIVQLIDDFKISGVNGVHVCMVLEVLGHQLLRWIIKSNYQGLPLPCVKSIVRQVLEGLDYLHTKCKIIHTDIKPENVLLRVGEPFVRQLAAEAARWARGGGPPQSAVSSAPQDVPERLSRAQRRRRRRRQRRQSRLLAQRLQDLEHLRETGGSPGAPENADAPLPDPDEGGTPPSGASSSGVHTLRAGGSSDGLSGGSSAWGGGPPPPPPRRPPSPSSASDSLLTPTSSSLISGGSGGAPVPLGGGVPGGQENPLDPRCAPRLRVKIADLGNGCWVHRHFTEDIQTRQYRALEVLLGAGYGPPADIWSTACMAFELATGDYLFEPHSGEDYSRDEDHIAHVIELLGEIPRHVALGGRYSREFFNRRGELRHIRHLRPWGLRAVLQEKYEWPRGAAAAFARFLRPMLAFEPAHRATAAQCLHHPWLRP, encoded by the exons ATGGAGCTgcgcgggggggcggcggcgggcgcgaGGACCG ATccaggcaaaagaaagaaaaaacgcaaaaaggacaaaaaacGGAAACCGCCCCCACG gacccccagcccccccgagGATGCGTCCCCAGagaccccccctcccctgcccccgcTGTCGGAGGGGCTGCTGGGCTCTGAcgaaggggagcaggaggacCCCCGGGACTACTGCAAAG GCGGATATTACCCCGTGCGGATCGGAGACCTCTTCAATGGGCGCTACCACGTGGTGCGCaagctgggctgggggcactTCTCCACCGTCTGGCTCTGCTGGGACATCCG GCGGAAGCGGTTCGTGGCGCTGAAGGTGGTGAAGAGTGCGCCCCAATACACCGAGACGGCCTTGGATGAGATCAAGCTGCTGAAATGC GTCCGTGACTCCGACCCCAGCGACCCCAAGCGGGAGAACATCGTGCAGCTCATCGACGACTTCAAGATCTCGGGGGTCAACGGCGTCC ATGTGTGCAtggtgctggaggtgctgggccaccagctcctgcgctggatcatcaagtccaactaccaggggctgcccctgccctgcgTCAAGAGCATCGTGCGACAG GTGCTGGAGGGGCTGGACTACCTGCACACCAAGTGCAAGATCATCCACACCGACATCAAGCCCGAGAACGTGCTGCTGCGCGTCGGGGAGCCCTTCGTGCGGCAGCTGGCGGCCGAGGCCGCGCGATGGGCGCGGGGGGGCGGCCCCCCCCAGAGTGCAG TGAGCTCCGCGCCGCAGGACGTCCCC GAGCGGCTCTCCCGCGCCCAGCggcgacggcggcggcggcggcagcgacGGCAGAGCCGCCTCCTGGCCCAGCGCCTGCAGGACCTGGAGCACCTGCGGGAGACGGGGGGGTCACCGGGGGCCCCCGAAAACGCCG ACGCACCCCTCCCGGACCCTGACGAAGGGGGCACCCCCCCCAGCGGCGCCTCCTCCTCGGGGGTGCACACCCTGCGGGCCGGCGGCTCCAGCGACGGGCTTTCGGGGGGCTCCTCCgcctggggggggggcccccccccgccgcccccccgccgcccccccagccccagctctgcctccgaCTCCCTCCTCACGCCCACCTCCAGCTCCCTCATCTCGGGGGGCTCAGGGGGGGCCCCCGTCCCCCTCG GTGGGGGGGTGCCAGGGGGGCAGGAGAACCCCCTGGACCCCCGCTGCGCCCCTCGACTGCGCGTCAAGATCGCCGACCTGGGCAACGGCTGCTGGGTG CACCGGCACTTCACGGAGGACATCCAGACGCGCCAGTACCGAGCcctggaggtgctgctgggggcCGGCTACGGGCCCCCCGCCGACATCTGGAGCACCGCCTGCATG GCCTTTGAGCTGGCGACCGGGGATTACCTCTTCGAGCCCCACTCCGGGGAGGACTACAGCCGGGATGAGG acCACATCGCCCACGTGATCGAGCTGCTGGGGGAGATCCCGCGTCACGTGGCGCTGGGCGGGCGCTATTCCCGGGAGTTCTTCAACCGCCGCG GGGAGCTGCGGCACATCCGGCACCTGCGGCCCTGGGGGCTGCGGGCCGTGCTGCAGGAGAAGTACGAGTGGCCCCGGGGGGCGGCTGCCGCCTTCGCCCGCTTCCTGCGGCCCATGCTGGCCTTCGAGCCCGCCCACCGCGCCACCGCCGCCCAGTGCCTGCACCACCCCTGGCTCCGCCCCTAG